The Cucumis melo cultivar AY chromosome 6, USDA_Cmelo_AY_1.0, whole genome shotgun sequence genome includes a region encoding these proteins:
- the LOC103493326 gene encoding probable sodium/metabolite cotransporter BASS1, chloroplastic — translation MSSLSLQFTPLFSPSLHQRHFYKPLRLNPLRLPPPKPPGYLAIVRSLQRDTELLPLPPPPQKQTGRLEKFVSTAAGLFPLYITSGGIIACMKPSTFSWFVQRGPGSYSLALSLVMLAMGLTLELKDLFNLFMQRPLAILYVCVAQYTIMPVVGAVIGKFLGLPPGLSVGLILLGCCPGGIASSVVTLIAKGDVPLSIIMTVCTTLQAVVLAPFLTRTLVGASIPVDAIKLSLSTLQVVVVPILIGSYLQKACPGVVKRIVPFSPLFAVLTSSLLACSVFSENIVRLKSSVLVSSSLGFDASPWIAIKTMLSRELGVVILAVFSLHLAGFIAGYTIAAIGGFRERERRAISLEVGMQNSSLGVVLATTHFSSAMVALPAAMSAVIMNMMGSSLGSFWRNIEPSAH, via the exons ATGTCGTCACTTTCTCTTCAATTTACCCCTTTGTTTTCCCCTTCTCTGCACCAGCGCCATTTCTACAAGCCCCTCCGGCTCAACCCTCTTCGTCTCCCACCACCGAAACCACCCGGATACCTCGCTATCGTCCGATCACTGCAACGTGATACTGAGCTTCTGCCACTGCCACCACCGCCCCAAAAACAAACTGGCCGTTTGGAGAAATTTGTCTCGACTGCGGCGGGGCTGTTCCCTCTTTATATAACAAGTGGCGGCATTATCGCTTGCATGAAACCATCGACGTTCTCGTGGTTTGTGCAGAGAGGGCCGGGTTCGTATAGCTTGGCTCTCAGTTTGGTTATGTTGGCCATGGGACTCACTCTTGAGCTTAAGGATTTGTTCAATCTCTTCATGCAGAGGCCACTTGCT ATATTATATGTATGTGTAGCTCAGTACACAATTATGCCGGTGGTGGGAGCTGTGATCGGAAAGTTTCTTGGGTTACCGCCAGGGCTTTCCGTGGGATTGATCTTGCTTGGATGTTGTCCGGGGGGGATCGCTTCGAGTGTG GTAACATTAATTGCGAAAGGCGATGTTCCTTTGTCTATTATCATGACAGTATGCACCACTCTCCAAGCTGTAGTCCTCGCTCCCTTTCTCACTAGAACATTGGTCGGTGCTTCCATTCCCGTCGACGCTATAAAGCTCTCGCTCAGCACCCTTCAG GTGGTGGTAGTTCCTATTTTGATAGGTTCTTACCTACAGAAAGCTTGCCCTGGGGTGGTGAAAAGAATCGTACCATTTTCGCCGCTTTTTGCAGTATTAACTTCCTCACTCCTTGCTTGCAg TGTCTTTTCAGAAAATATAGTTCGCCTCAAATCATCAGTACTGGTTAGTTCATCATTGGGTTTCGACGCATCTCCATGGATTGCCATAAAAACGATGTTGTCTAGAGAGTTGGGAGTTGTAATACTTGCAGTGTTTTCATTACACCTCGCTGGTTTCATCGCAGG CTACACGATAGCCGCTATTGGAGGGTTTCGAGAACGAGAACGAAGAGCTATATCCCTTGAGGTAGGGATGCAAAATTCATCATTGGGAGTAGTTTTGGCTACGACACATTTCAGTTCCGCAATGGTAGCATTGCCAGCAGCAATGTCAGCTGTGATAATGAATATGATGGGAAGCAGTCTTGGATCTTTTTGGAGAAATATTGAGCCTTCTGCACACTAA